The Rhipicephalus sanguineus isolate Rsan-2018 unplaced genomic scaffold, BIME_Rsan_1.4 Seq782, whole genome shotgun sequence genome window below encodes:
- the LOC119378325 gene encoding uncharacterized protein LOC119378325: MPLDISARLACCKDREIPESLRRRIVDWLWFELSQYTLYPGHLYETAARELVQRYPQLRDGFGEGHLTWQTTLKYKAKNTRKKLPAGIKKVDEEREKARKRRSLGTCDEDCSAKTAKSQTRKASFWNCAFDGEDERSIQSHIDIMRKEMHLAGGNADKIKESMDKTFRRRRAYVDLEKPTLTCFKFIQQ; the protein is encoded by the exons ATGCCACTCGACATCAGTGCGCGCTTAGCCTGCTGCAAGGATAGGGAAATACCCGAGTCTCTTCGACGCAGAATTGTTGATTGGCTCTGGTTTGAGCTATCACAGTATACATT GTACCCAGGGCATTTGTATGAAACGGctgcgagggagcttgttcagcGGTATCCTCAACTAAGAGACGGTTTTGGTGAAGGACAT CTGACATGGCAGACAACCTTGAAGTACAAGGCTAAAAACACGCGCAAGAAATTGCCTGCAGGCATAAAGAAAGTTGACGAGGAGAGAGAAAAGGCAAGAAAGCGCAGATCTTTGGGCACATGTGACGAGGACTGCAGTGCTAAAACTGCCAAGTCCCAGACAAGAAAG GCTTCCTTTTGGAATTGTGCCTTTGATGGCGAAGATGAAAGAAGCATTCAAAGCCACATTGACATCATGAGGAAAGAAATGCATTTGGCTGGTGGAAATGCGGACAAGATCAAGGAGTCCATGGACAAAACATTTCGCAGGCGTAGGGCATATGTAGACCTGGAAAAACCAACACTGACTTGCTTCAAGTTTATCCAGCAATGA